Proteins found in one Carassius auratus strain Wakin chromosome 42, ASM336829v1, whole genome shotgun sequence genomic segment:
- the LOC113060844 gene encoding protein transport protein Sec23A-like: MATFQEFIQQNEDRDGVRFSWNVWPSSRLEATRMVVPVASLFTPLKERPDLPPIQYEPVLCSRATCRAVLNPLCQVDYRAKLWACNFCYQRNQFPPTYAGISEVNQPAELLPQFSTIEYVVQRGPQMPLSFLYVVDTCMEDDDLQALKESLQMSLSLLPPTALVGLITFGRMVQVHELGCEGISKSYVFRGTKDLSAKQLQEMLGLTKPAAAQAGRGPQQPQVPPSNRFLQPVQKIDMNLTDLLGELQRDPWPVTQGKRPLRSLGVALSIAVGLLECTFPNTGARIMAFIGGPATQGPGMVVGDELKTPIRSWHDIEKDNAKYMKKATKHYEALANRAAANGHIIDIYACALDQTGLLEMKCCTNYTEGYMVMADSFNTSLFKQTFQRVFTKDEQGSFKMVFAGTLEIKTSREIKISGAIGPCVSLNAKGPCVSENEIGTGGTSQWKICGLDPNTTLAFYFEVVNQHNAPIPQGGRGAIQYVTQYQHSSGQRRIRVTTIARNWADAQTQIQSIAASFDQEAAAILMARLAIYKAETEEGPDVLRWLDRQLIRLCQKFGDYHKDDPNSFRFSETFSLYPQFMFHLRRSPFLQVFNNSPDESTYYRHQFMRQDLTQSLIMVQPILYAYSFNGPPEPVLLDSSSILPDRILLMDTFFQIVIYHGETVSQWRKAGYQDMPEYENFRHLLQAPVDDAQELLQTRFPMPRYIDTEHGGSQARFLLSKVNPSQTHNNMYAWGQESGAPILTDDVSLQVFMDHLKKLAVSSAA, encoded by the exons ATGGCGACCTTCCAGGAATTCATCCAGCAGAACGAGGACCGCGATGGCGTCCGTTTCAGTTGGAACGTCTGGCCGTCCAGTCGTCTGGAAGCCACACGTATGGTGGTTCCTGTGGCCTCTCTGTTCACCCCGCTGAAGGAGCGGCCGGATCTTCCCCCGATTCAGTACGAGCCGGTGCTGTGCAGCCGGGCCACATGTCGAGCTGTGCTCAATCCTCTGTG tcAGGTGGATTACAGAGCAAAACTCTGGGCTTGCAACTTCTGTTATCAGAGAAACCAG TTCCCGCCAACTTACGCTGGAATATCTGAGGTCAACCAACCTGCTGAGCTTCTTCCACAGTTCTCCACTATTGAATATGTTGTCCag CGTGGTCCGCAGATGCCTCTGAGCTTCCTGTATGTGGTGGACACATGCATGGAAGATGATGATCTGCAGGCGCTAAAGGAGTCACTTCAGATGTCCCTCAGCCTGCTACCTCCTACTGCTCTGGTGGGCCTCATTACATTTGGACGCATGGTCCAGGTTCACGAGCTGGGTTGTGAGGGCATCTCTAAGAGTTATGTCTTCAGGGGCACCAAAGACCTCAGTGCTAAACAGCTTCAG GAGATGCTTGGGTTAACTAAACCAGCTGCAGCACAGGCCGGCCGAGGGCCACAACAACCCCAGGTTCCTCCTTCAAACAG GTTTCTGCAGCCAGTACAGAAGATAGATATGAATCTGACAGATTTGCTGGGAGAGTTGCAGAGAGACCCCTGGCCCGTCACTCAAGGAAAACGACCTCTGAGATCACTCGGAGTGGCTCTTTCCATTGCTGTTGGGCTGTTAGAG TGCACTTTCCCTAACACTGGCGCTCGCATCATGGCTTTCATCGGTGGGCCGGCCACTCAGGGTCCGGGTATGGTGGTAGGAGATGAACTGAAAACGCCCATTAGATCCTGGCACGACATTGAAAAAGACAATGCCAAGTACATGAAGAAAGCCACTAAA CACTATGAAGCCTTGGCCAACCGTGCTGCCGCCAATGGACACATCATTGATATTTATGCATGCGCTCTGGATCAGACAGGATTACTGGAAATGAAGTGCTGCACCAACTATACAGA GGGTTATATGGTCATGGCAGACTCTTTCAACACATCCCTGTTCAAGCAAACTTTCCAGAGAGTTTTCACAAAGGACGAGCAGGGTTCCTTTAAGATGGTATTTGCAGGGACTCTTGAGATTAAG ACTTCAAGAGAGATAAAGATTTCTGGAGCAATCGGCCCATGTGTCTCCCTGAACGCCAAAGGTCCCTGTGTGTCAGAAAAT GAAATAGGAACTGGTGGCACAAGTCAGTGGAAGATCTGTGGACTGGATCCAAACACCACGCTTGCATTCTACTTTGAGGTCGTGAATCAg CACAACGCTCCTATCCCACAGGGTGGACGTGGAGCCATACAGTACGTGACGCAATATCAGCATTCTAGTGGGCAGAGGCGCATCAGAGTGACCACAATTGCAAGGAA CTGGGCTGATGCGCAGACTCAGATCCAGAGCATCGCTGCATCTTTTGACCAGGAGGCCGCTGCCATCCTCATGGCCCGCCTGGCCATCTATAAGGCTGAGACAGAGGAAGGCCCTGATGTTCTGCGCTGGTTGGACCGACAGCTCATCCGCTTG TGCCAGAAATTTGGAGATTATCATAAAGACGATCCAAACTCATTCCGGTTCTCCGAGACGTTCTCATTGTATCCCCAG TTTATGTTCCATCTGAGGAGGTCTCCATTCCTGCAAGTGTTCAACAACAGTCCTGATGAAAGCACCTATTACAGGCACCAGTTCATGAGGCAGGACCTGACCCAGTCTCTGATAATGGTGCAGCCCATCCTGTATGCATATTCATTCAATGGACCACCAGAG CCTGTGTTGCTGGACAGCAGCAGTATCTTGCCTGACCGCATCCTCCTCATGGACACCTTCTTCCAGATTGTGATTTACCACGGAGAG ACGGTGTCTCAGTGGCGTAAAGCCGGGTACCAGGACATGCCGGAGTATGAGAACTTCCGCCACCTGCTTCAGGCTCCTGTGGACGATGCCCAAGAGCTTCTGCAAACTCGTTTCCCCATGCCACGCTACATCGACACAGAGCACGGCGGCAGTCAG GCTCGTTTCCTGCTCTCCAAAGTGAATCCTTCTCAGACTCACAACAACATGTATGCATGGGGTCAG GAGTCTGGTGCACCCATTCTGACAGACGATGTGAGTCTTCAGGTGTTTATGGATCATCTGAAAAAGCTGGCAGTGTCCAGCGCTGCCTGA